A stretch of Microbacterium caowuchunii DNA encodes these proteins:
- a CDS encoding phosphoglyceromutase: MTSPHTLILLRHGQSQWNELNLFTGWVDVRLTEQGKAEARRGGELLAEAGLLPDVVHTSLLSRAIQTADIALDAADRLWIPVTRSWRLNERHYGALQGKDKAETLAEFGQEQFMLWRRSFDVPPPPLDDASEFSQVGDVRYAGIDGEVPRTESLKLVIDRLLPYWNDAIVPDLTAGKTVLVAAHGNSLRGLVKHLEGIGDDEIAGLNIPTGIPLVYRLDENLVPLGPGEYLDPEAAAAGAAAVANQGK, encoded by the coding sequence ATGACCTCCCCACACACCCTGATTCTGCTCCGGCACGGCCAGAGCCAGTGGAACGAGCTGAACCTGTTCACCGGCTGGGTCGACGTGCGACTCACCGAGCAGGGCAAGGCCGAAGCCCGGCGCGGCGGCGAGCTGCTCGCTGAGGCGGGCCTGCTGCCCGACGTGGTGCACACCTCGTTGCTCAGCCGCGCCATCCAGACCGCGGACATCGCCCTCGATGCGGCCGACCGTCTCTGGATCCCGGTGACCCGGTCGTGGCGACTCAACGAGCGCCACTACGGTGCGCTGCAGGGTAAGGACAAAGCCGAGACGCTGGCGGAGTTCGGCCAGGAGCAGTTCATGCTGTGGCGCCGGTCGTTCGACGTGCCGCCGCCGCCGCTCGACGACGCCTCCGAGTTCAGCCAGGTCGGCGACGTGCGCTACGCCGGGATCGACGGTGAGGTGCCGCGCACGGAGTCGCTCAAGCTCGTCATCGACCGCCTCCTGCCGTACTGGAACGACGCGATCGTCCCGGACCTCACCGCGGGCAAGACGGTGCTGGTCGCCGCGCACGGCAACTCGCTGCGCGGACTGGTGAAGCACCTCGAGGGCATCGGCGACGACGAGATCGCCGGCCTGAACATCCCCACCGGCATCCCGCTGGTCTACCGCCTCGACGAGAATCTCGTGCCGCTCGGTCCGGGCGAGTACCTCGACCCGGAGGCCGCCGCCGCCGGCGCCGCTGCGGTCGCGAACCAGGGCAAGTAA
- the phoU gene encoding phosphate signaling complex protein PhoU — MREVFQQSLDEVRVRLVEISELVAEAMEKATRAFGTSDVALAEEVIENDPVIDDKTIALDELAIDILARQQPVASDLRTVVSALRISASLERMGDIAEHIAQLTRMRFPDRAIPKGLKGTFTKMGQIDVELARKLTELLKTRDLELAEEIRNADDKLDELHVSVFEKVLSESWQGEASATVDATLASRYHERFGDHAVSVAKKIVYLATGDWVPASETEYD, encoded by the coding sequence ATGCGCGAGGTATTCCAGCAGTCTCTCGACGAAGTGCGCGTCCGTCTCGTCGAGATCTCCGAGCTCGTCGCCGAGGCGATGGAAAAGGCGACGCGCGCCTTCGGCACGAGCGATGTGGCGCTGGCCGAGGAGGTCATCGAGAACGACCCGGTGATCGACGACAAGACGATCGCCCTGGACGAGCTGGCCATCGACATCCTCGCCCGCCAGCAGCCGGTCGCGAGCGACCTGCGCACGGTCGTGTCGGCGCTGCGCATCAGCGCGTCCCTCGAGCGCATGGGCGACATCGCCGAGCACATCGCCCAGCTCACCCGCATGCGCTTCCCAGACCGGGCCATCCCCAAGGGCCTGAAGGGCACGTTCACCAAGATGGGACAGATCGACGTCGAGCTCGCACGCAAGCTCACCGAGCTGCTCAAAACCCGCGATCTGGAGCTGGCCGAGGAGATCCGCAACGCCGACGACAAGCTCGACGAGCTGCACGTGAGCGTCTTCGAGAAGGTGCTGAGCGAGTCCTGGCAGGGCGAAGCGTCCGCCACGGTCGACGCCACCCTCGCGAGCCGCTACCACGAGCGCTTCGGCGACCATGCCGTCTCGGTCGCCAAGAAGATCGTCTACCTCGCCACCGGAGACTGGGTCCCGGCGTCGGAGACCGAGTACGACTGA
- a CDS encoding sensor histidine kinase: protein MNSTQLALLALAMGLLAGGGVTLLIVAAVRARDRVEARSSRAVPDGVSDMLAAMDETALVVDTSGNVRAVSESAAAFGIHVGETLPDDRLRDLFRSARSGGRAALSLTMRRAGSPAEPRLVAARGSRITPTLILIVIRDITERERVEQMRRDFVSNTSHELKTPVGAIMLLSEAIESAADEPDRVRDFARRLHGEAARLSSLTSRVMSLSRLQSADELAEVRDVSVDAVVTSALEAYALTAESAGVALVRGGARGLTVRGDQQILSEALGNLVSNAVAYSPPGAQVGIGVKEEAGVVEIAVTDRGIGISEEDQQRVFERFYRSDQARSRRTGGTGLGLAIVKHAVQRHGGEVRLWSRLGQGSTFTIQLPLAAADTGAIHTEPRDKRRAKNAKKRSRTDATAPAPAVPSGGPVEYPPASAAPPPAPVEPRESVTE, encoded by the coding sequence ATGAATTCGACGCAGCTCGCGCTGCTCGCCCTGGCGATGGGCCTTCTCGCGGGAGGCGGTGTCACCCTTCTCATCGTCGCCGCGGTGCGGGCCCGGGACCGGGTGGAGGCGCGCAGTTCCCGCGCCGTACCGGACGGGGTATCCGACATGCTCGCCGCGATGGACGAGACCGCGCTCGTCGTGGACACGTCCGGAAACGTAAGAGCGGTCTCCGAGAGCGCGGCGGCGTTCGGTATCCACGTCGGGGAGACCCTCCCGGACGACCGCCTGCGGGATCTCTTCCGTAGCGCCCGATCGGGTGGGCGGGCGGCGCTCAGCCTGACGATGCGGCGGGCAGGATCGCCGGCGGAACCGAGGCTCGTTGCTGCGCGGGGGTCGCGGATCACGCCCACGCTCATCCTGATCGTCATCCGGGACATCACCGAGCGCGAGCGGGTCGAGCAGATGCGGCGCGACTTCGTGTCGAACACGTCGCACGAACTCAAGACACCGGTGGGTGCGATCATGCTGCTCTCCGAAGCCATCGAGTCCGCAGCAGACGAGCCGGACCGGGTGCGCGATTTCGCGCGGCGCCTGCACGGTGAGGCGGCGCGCCTGAGCAGCCTGACCTCGCGTGTCATGAGCCTCTCCCGCCTGCAGTCCGCCGACGAGCTCGCCGAAGTCCGGGACGTGTCCGTCGACGCAGTCGTGACGTCCGCGCTGGAGGCGTACGCGCTGACCGCGGAATCGGCCGGCGTCGCCCTCGTCCGCGGCGGGGCGCGGGGTCTCACCGTCCGCGGCGACCAGCAGATCCTCTCCGAGGCGCTCGGGAACCTCGTCTCGAACGCCGTGGCCTATTCGCCGCCTGGTGCGCAGGTGGGTATCGGCGTCAAGGAGGAGGCGGGGGTGGTGGAGATCGCGGTCACCGACCGCGGGATCGGGATCTCGGAGGAGGATCAGCAGCGCGTCTTCGAGCGCTTCTACCGCTCGGATCAGGCGCGCTCGCGCCGCACCGGCGGGACCGGACTCGGGCTCGCCATCGTCAAGCATGCCGTGCAGCGCCACGGCGGGGAGGTGCGGCTCTGGTCCCGGCTGGGGCAGGGGTCCACGTTCACCATCCAGCTCCCGCTCGCCGCTGCGGACACCGGTGCGATCCATACGGAGCCGCGCGACAAGCGCCGGGCCAAGAATGCCAAGAAGAGGTCGCGGACGGACGCCACCGCGCCGGCCCCGGCCGTGCCGTCGGGCGGGCCCGTCGAATACCCGCCCGCGTCTGCTGCACCACCACCCGCACCCGTGGAGCCGAGGGAGAGTGTCACCGAATGA
- a CDS encoding response regulator transcription factor, which produces MTRVLIVEDEPDLADPLAYLLRREGFEVEVAEDGPSALSAFRDRGADIVLLDLMLPGMPGSEVSRHIRAESSVPIIMLTAKDSEVDIVVGLELGADDYVTKPYSSRELLARMRAVLRRYAQNDADLDERVLTAGRVVLDIDRHTVAVDGVEIGMPLKEFELLELLMRNAGRVLTRGQLIDRVWGSDYVGDTKTLDVHIKRIRSRIEANPGEPVMLVTVRGLGYRFEP; this is translated from the coding sequence ATGACTCGCGTGCTGATCGTCGAGGACGAGCCGGATCTGGCCGATCCGCTGGCCTATCTGCTGCGCCGCGAGGGGTTCGAGGTAGAGGTCGCCGAGGACGGTCCCTCCGCGTTGAGCGCCTTCCGGGATCGCGGGGCGGACATCGTGCTGCTCGACCTGATGCTGCCGGGGATGCCGGGCAGTGAGGTGTCCCGGCACATCCGCGCGGAGTCGTCCGTCCCGATCATCATGCTGACGGCGAAGGACAGCGAGGTGGACATCGTGGTCGGCCTGGAGCTCGGCGCCGACGACTATGTGACGAAGCCCTACTCGTCACGGGAGCTCCTCGCCCGGATGCGTGCCGTCCTCCGGCGGTACGCGCAGAACGACGCCGACCTGGACGAGCGGGTCCTGACAGCGGGACGGGTCGTGCTCGACATCGATCGGCACACCGTCGCCGTCGACGGCGTGGAGATCGGGATGCCGCTGAAGGAGTTCGAGCTGCTCGAGCTGCTCATGCGCAACGCCGGGCGGGTCCTCACCCGCGGCCAGCTGATCGATCGGGTGTGGGGGAGCGACTACGTCGGGGACACGAAGACCCTCGACGTGCACATCAAGCGGATCCGGTCCCGGATCGAGGCGAATCCCGGCGAGCCGGTGATGCTCGTCACCGTGCGTGGCCTCGGCTACCGTTTCGAACCCTGA
- a CDS encoding DNA modification methylase: protein MKTRLITSIAVGAAVVLGTSGCAMISPQSTTLQYSPSDGMNVPDSSGPLDVRNVLIVANEDGSEGNLVAAIVNPTDKAEVLNIEVGEGADAIPLTVRVPAGTTKSLGDGETEPLLIEDLDTMPGATISMYFQSGDGEGVRTYIPVLDGTLEYLAPLVP from the coding sequence GTGAAAACGCGCCTGATCACGTCTATCGCCGTGGGCGCCGCCGTCGTCCTGGGAACGAGCGGATGCGCCATGATCTCCCCGCAGAGCACCACGCTGCAGTACTCGCCGTCCGACGGCATGAACGTGCCCGACTCCAGCGGCCCGCTCGATGTGCGCAACGTCCTGATCGTCGCCAACGAGGACGGCAGCGAGGGCAACCTCGTCGCCGCGATCGTCAACCCGACCGACAAGGCCGAGGTGCTCAACATCGAGGTGGGCGAGGGCGCCGACGCCATCCCGCTCACCGTCCGCGTACCTGCCGGGACCACGAAGAGCCTCGGCGACGGCGAGACCGAACCGCTGCTCATCGAGGACCTCGACACGATGCCGGGCGCCACGATCTCGATGTACTTCCAGTCCGGTGACGGTGAGGGCGTCCGCACCTACATCCCCGTCCTGGACGGCACCCTGGAATACCTCGCGCCGCTCGTCCCGTAA
- a CDS encoding CarD family transcriptional regulator, with the protein MLFEVGETVVYPHHGAATIIEVKERVIKGETKKYLKLNVTQGDLVIEVPADNVDLVGVRDVIGKDGLERVFEVLRAPFTEEPTNWSRRYKANLEKLASGDVIKVSEVVRDLWRRDQDRGLSAGEKRMLAKAKQILVSELALAEKTDEEKASTLLEEVLAS; encoded by the coding sequence ATGCTTTTTGAGGTTGGCGAAACGGTCGTCTACCCCCATCACGGGGCCGCGACGATCATCGAGGTCAAGGAACGCGTCATCAAGGGCGAGACCAAGAAGTACCTGAAGCTCAACGTCACTCAAGGCGATCTGGTGATCGAGGTCCCTGCGGACAACGTCGACCTGGTCGGCGTGCGCGACGTGATCGGCAAGGACGGTCTCGAGCGCGTGTTCGAGGTGCTGCGTGCCCCGTTCACCGAGGAGCCCACGAACTGGTCCCGCCGGTACAAGGCGAACCTCGAGAAGCTCGCCTCGGGCGATGTGATCAAGGTGAGCGAGGTCGTGCGCGATCTGTGGCGTCGCGATCAGGACCGCGGCCTGTCCGCCGGAGAGAAGCGGATGCTCGCGAAGGCGAAGCAGATCCTCGTCTCCGAGCTCGCGCTCGCCGAGAAGACCGACGAGGAGAAGGCAAGCACCCTCCTCGAAGAGGTCCTGGCCAGCTGA
- the ispD gene encoding 2-C-methyl-D-erythritol 4-phosphate cytidylyltransferase, with translation MIAPVPRVAVIVVAGGSGTRLGHAVPKALVGLDEHTILRHALDGVFAALDDAQVIVVAPAGREGEALTDAYAAAGDRRDVVSVVAGGATRQESVVAGLRAMWADVEVVLVHDAARALTPPDVYRRVLAAVDETGWGAIPVLPVIDTIKRVGEGEVLGMVDRTELGAAQTPQGFRRDVLVTAYAEADTEFTDDAALVAAAGHRVAAVAGDPMAFKITTPADLDRARSLIAPTPHRPVSIERRLPVPRVGVGTDVHAFSGEGDLWLAGLHWPGEPALSGHSDGDAVAHAIVDALLSAAGLGDIGTHFGTDRPEYADAHADAFLARTHALVGEAGWRIGNVSVQVQAARPRFSARRAEAEAALSQALGGAPVSVSATTTDGLGFTGRTEGVSAFAVALLLPAAG, from the coding sequence ATGATCGCGCCGGTCCCGCGCGTCGCCGTGATCGTCGTCGCCGGCGGTTCGGGGACGCGTCTCGGCCACGCCGTGCCCAAGGCGCTCGTCGGTCTCGACGAGCACACGATCCTGCGCCACGCGCTGGACGGCGTCTTCGCCGCTCTGGACGACGCGCAGGTCATCGTCGTCGCGCCCGCGGGGCGCGAGGGCGAGGCCCTCACGGATGCCTACGCCGCGGCGGGCGACCGACGGGACGTCGTGTCCGTCGTCGCCGGCGGCGCGACCCGGCAGGAGTCGGTCGTCGCGGGACTACGGGCCATGTGGGCCGACGTCGAGGTCGTGCTCGTCCACGATGCCGCGCGCGCTCTGACGCCGCCGGACGTCTACCGCAGGGTGCTGGCCGCGGTCGACGAGACGGGCTGGGGTGCCATCCCCGTCCTCCCGGTCATCGACACGATCAAGCGCGTGGGCGAGGGAGAGGTCCTCGGCATGGTCGACCGCACCGAGCTCGGCGCTGCACAGACGCCGCAGGGCTTCCGTCGCGACGTGCTCGTCACGGCGTATGCGGAGGCCGACACGGAGTTCACGGACGACGCCGCACTCGTGGCGGCGGCCGGTCACCGGGTCGCCGCTGTGGCGGGGGACCCGATGGCGTTCAAGATCACGACACCGGCGGACCTCGACCGGGCACGTTCCCTGATCGCGCCCACGCCGCATCGTCCGGTCTCCATCGAACGCCGGCTCCCTGTGCCTCGCGTCGGCGTAGGGACGGACGTGCACGCATTCTCGGGCGAGGGTGACCTCTGGCTCGCCGGGCTGCACTGGCCGGGTGAGCCCGCGCTCTCCGGTCACTCCGACGGCGATGCGGTGGCGCACGCCATCGTCGACGCCCTGCTCTCGGCCGCCGGACTCGGCGACATCGGCACCCATTTCGGCACGGACCGGCCGGAGTACGCCGACGCGCACGCGGACGCGTTCCTCGCGCGCACCCATGCCCTGGTCGGAGAAGCCGGATGGCGCATCGGGAACGTCTCGGTGCAGGTGCAGGCCGCGCGCCCGCGGTTCTCGGCCCGACGGGCCGAAGCCGAGGCAGCCCTCTCGCAGGCGCTGGGCGGAGCGCCGGTGTCCGTGTCGGCCACGACCACGGACGGGCTCGGATTCACCGGGCGCACCGAAGGCGTGTCGGCGTTCGCTGTCGCTCTCCTCCTCCCCGCTGCGGGCTGA
- a CDS encoding GNAT family N-acetyltransferase, whose translation MPIVIRADDPSVSPARELILAHLTEMAGFSPPESVHALGIQALSDPAVRFWSAFVDGELAGIGALKSLDEERGEIKSMRVADAFRGSGIGRRMLRHIVSEASERGLTSLWLETGSTAEFRPAQRLYLSEGFVPCEPFGDYTVDPFSLFFTRTL comes from the coding sequence ATGCCGATCGTCATCCGCGCCGACGACCCGTCGGTCTCCCCCGCCCGCGAGCTGATCCTGGCTCATCTCACCGAGATGGCGGGTTTCTCACCCCCGGAGAGCGTGCACGCGCTGGGTATCCAGGCCCTGTCCGATCCCGCCGTGCGGTTCTGGTCCGCGTTCGTCGACGGCGAGCTCGCAGGGATCGGCGCCCTGAAATCCCTGGACGAGGAGCGTGGCGAGATCAAGTCCATGCGGGTCGCGGATGCGTTCCGGGGATCCGGCATCGGCCGGCGGATGCTGCGGCACATCGTGTCCGAGGCGTCCGAGCGAGGGCTCACGAGCCTCTGGCTGGAGACCGGGAGCACCGCCGAGTTCCGCCCCGCGCAGCGTCTGTACCTCAGTGAGGGCTTCGTGCCGTGCGAACCGTTCGGTGACTACACGGTCGACCCGTTCTCGCTCTTCTTCACCCGGACGCTCTGA
- a CDS encoding DMT family transporter — protein sequence MLPALAVVAAAVLFGTTGTAQALGPDGTTPLGVGAMRLVVGGVALAALGFGVAARRRRHTLTPPSPPLTRRAFALMALTGVCLAAYQPLFFLGTERSGVAVGTVIALGSAPVLAGVLEWALTRRIPRRSWMAATACALVGVVLLASAGTGGGEADPVGILGALGAGAAFAVFANAQRRLMDDDWDPFTVAGAMGLGSAIAALPMLPFAPLGWLADPAGAVMALWLGIATIALAYALFTWGLQGLTASTAATLTLAEPVTAALLGILVLGERLGPPAVVGLVVLSAGLVLLALGSRSRAAARPFAVEG from the coding sequence ATGCTCCCCGCCCTCGCCGTCGTGGCCGCGGCCGTCCTCTTCGGCACGACCGGTACGGCGCAGGCCCTCGGCCCTGACGGCACCACTCCGCTGGGTGTCGGTGCCATGCGGCTCGTGGTGGGCGGGGTCGCCCTCGCGGCGCTCGGTTTCGGGGTGGCCGCCCGCCGGCGCCGGCACACGCTCACGCCGCCCTCTCCGCCTCTCACCCGTCGCGCGTTCGCCCTGATGGCGCTCACCGGCGTCTGCCTCGCCGCCTACCAGCCGCTGTTCTTCCTCGGCACCGAACGTAGCGGCGTCGCGGTGGGGACGGTCATCGCCCTCGGCTCCGCGCCGGTCCTGGCCGGGGTGCTCGAGTGGGCGCTCACCCGCCGCATCCCCCGCCGCTCCTGGATGGCGGCGACCGCGTGCGCACTCGTCGGCGTCGTGCTGCTCGCATCGGCGGGTACCGGAGGCGGCGAGGCGGATCCGGTCGGCATCCTGGGCGCGCTCGGCGCGGGCGCGGCGTTCGCGGTCTTCGCGAACGCCCAGCGCCGGCTCATGGACGACGACTGGGACCCGTTCACCGTCGCCGGGGCGATGGGGCTCGGGTCGGCGATCGCCGCGCTGCCGATGCTGCCGTTCGCCCCGCTGGGATGGCTCGCCGATCCCGCCGGGGCGGTCATGGCCCTGTGGCTGGGAATCGCGACGATCGCGCTGGCCTACGCCCTGTTCACCTGGGGGCTGCAAGGTCTCACGGCCTCCACGGCGGCGACGCTGACGCTCGCCGAACCGGTCACGGCCGCGCTCCTGGGCATCCTCGTCCTCGGCGAGCGACTCGGTCCGCCGGCGGTCGTCGGCCTCGTCGTGCTGTCGGCGGGTCTGGTGCTGCTCGCCCTCGGCTCCCGCTCGCGGGCCGCAGCGCGCCCGTTCGCGGTGGAGGGCTGA
- the cysS gene encoding cysteine--tRNA ligase, translating to MTVRLYDSQAQALRDFTPLDPENVTVYVCGPTVQSGPHIGHLRAALSFDILRRWLAHRYGRVTFVRNVTDIDDKVLANATEQEPWWALAYRMELEFSRAYAAIGIASPTYEPRATASIPQMVELIQALIDRGHAYPAPDGSGDVYFDVRSWPDYGTLTHQSIDAMEAAADADPRGKRDAHDFALWKGAKPGEPADAVWSAPWGAGRPGWHIECSAMSRRYLGPEFDIHGGGLDLRFPHHENELAQSTAAGDAFARYWVHNGLVTVDGQKMSKSLGNFVLAADALAVRSPLVVRYALGSAHYRSSLDVSDRAFEEAEAALERIRGFLERARRSAAPDAGVTAAGDHRERFAAAMDDDLNVPEALAVVHGAVRDGNTALDAGDAGTAAALAQEVGEMLHHLGLDPLDPEWTRAGGDETAALDVLVQTMITQRADARAAKDWAAADRIRDAIAAAGITLEDTPHGTHWSIQHG from the coding sequence GTGACGGTCCGGCTCTATGACTCCCAGGCGCAAGCGCTCCGCGACTTCACGCCCCTCGACCCGGAGAACGTCACCGTCTACGTGTGCGGTCCGACGGTGCAGTCCGGTCCGCACATCGGACACCTCCGGGCGGCGCTGAGCTTCGACATCCTGCGCCGCTGGCTCGCGCACCGCTACGGGCGCGTGACGTTCGTGCGCAACGTGACCGACATCGACGACAAGGTGCTGGCGAACGCGACCGAGCAGGAGCCGTGGTGGGCACTGGCGTACCGCATGGAGCTCGAGTTCTCGCGCGCCTACGCGGCGATCGGCATCGCATCGCCGACGTACGAGCCGCGCGCCACGGCATCCATCCCGCAGATGGTCGAGCTCATCCAGGCCCTCATCGACCGCGGCCACGCCTATCCCGCACCGGACGGCTCCGGCGACGTGTACTTCGACGTGCGCTCCTGGCCCGACTACGGCACGCTGACGCATCAGAGCATCGACGCGATGGAGGCCGCAGCGGATGCCGATCCGCGCGGCAAGCGCGACGCCCACGACTTCGCCCTCTGGAAGGGCGCCAAGCCCGGTGAACCCGCGGACGCCGTGTGGTCCGCCCCCTGGGGTGCGGGCCGGCCCGGGTGGCACATCGAGTGCTCCGCGATGTCGCGACGGTACCTCGGACCGGAGTTCGACATCCACGGCGGCGGCCTCGACCTGCGGTTCCCGCACCACGAGAACGAGTTGGCGCAGTCCACCGCGGCGGGGGACGCCTTCGCCCGCTACTGGGTGCACAACGGCCTCGTGACCGTGGACGGGCAGAAGATGTCGAAGTCGCTCGGGAATTTCGTGCTGGCCGCCGATGCCCTCGCCGTCCGGTCACCCCTCGTGGTGCGCTACGCGCTGGGCTCCGCCCACTACCGCTCGAGTCTCGACGTCTCGGACCGCGCCTTCGAGGAGGCCGAAGCGGCCCTCGAACGCATCCGCGGTTTCCTGGAACGCGCGCGTCGGTCCGCGGCCCCGGATGCGGGGGTGACCGCTGCCGGCGATCACCGGGAGCGGTTCGCGGCGGCCATGGACGACGACCTGAACGTGCCCGAGGCGCTCGCGGTGGTGCACGGTGCGGTCCGCGACGGCAACACCGCGCTCGACGCAGGCGACGCCGGCACGGCCGCGGCGCTGGCCCAGGAGGTCGGCGAGATGCTGCACCACCTCGGGCTCGACCCCCTCGACCCCGAGTGGACGCGGGCGGGCGGCGACGAGACCGCCGCGCTCGACGTACTCGTGCAGACGATGATCACCCAACGCGCCGACGCGCGCGCGGCGAAGGACTGGGCGGCGGCCGACCGCATCCGCGACGCGATCGCGGCGGCCGGCATCACCCTCGAAGACACTCCCCACGGAACCCATTGGAGCATTCAGCATGGCTAA
- the rlmB gene encoding 23S rRNA (guanosine(2251)-2'-O)-methyltransferase RlmB — MAKPPRPGANRGKKKGPLKGTGGHSRKALEGRGPTPKAEDRGWHVAGKRKAAQERFAAAGGTGKPGQRPQGGGQRGGRGKQDDDTETVTGRNSVLEALRTKIPATAFYIAQRVEMDDRVKEMLSIATHRGIPVLEVTRPELDRMAGFDGVHQGVALKVPPYEYAHPQDLLEQVIDRGETPLFVALDGVTDPRNLGAIIRSTAAFGGQGIIIPQRRSAGVNSAAWKTSAGAAARIPVALAANLTATLKEYKKQGVFVLGLDGGGDVSLPALELADRPVLIVVGSEGKGLSRLVTETCDQIVSIPISAATESLNAGIAASVALYQVSTLRSAPPE, encoded by the coding sequence ATGGCTAAGCCACCCCGTCCCGGCGCGAACCGGGGAAAGAAGAAGGGCCCTCTGAAGGGCACCGGCGGACACAGCCGCAAGGCGCTCGAAGGCCGGGGACCGACCCCCAAGGCCGAGGACCGCGGCTGGCACGTCGCCGGCAAGCGGAAGGCCGCGCAGGAGCGCTTCGCGGCGGCGGGCGGAACCGGCAAGCCGGGCCAGCGCCCGCAGGGCGGCGGTCAGCGCGGCGGGCGCGGGAAGCAGGACGACGACACCGAGACGGTCACCGGCCGCAACTCGGTGCTCGAGGCGCTGCGCACGAAGATCCCGGCGACCGCCTTCTACATCGCCCAGCGCGTGGAGATGGACGACCGCGTCAAGGAGATGCTCTCGATCGCGACGCACCGCGGCATCCCCGTCCTGGAGGTGACCCGCCCCGAACTCGACCGGATGGCCGGTTTCGACGGCGTGCACCAGGGCGTGGCGCTCAAGGTGCCGCCGTACGAGTACGCGCACCCGCAGGACCTCCTCGAGCAGGTCATCGACCGGGGGGAGACGCCGCTGTTCGTGGCGCTGGACGGGGTCACCGACCCCCGCAACCTCGGTGCGATCATCCGCTCCACCGCGGCGTTCGGCGGCCAGGGAATCATCATCCCGCAGCGTCGCAGCGCGGGGGTGAACTCGGCGGCCTGGAAGACGAGCGCCGGGGCGGCGGCCCGCATCCCGGTCGCGCTCGCCGCGAACCTGACCGCGACGCTCAAGGAGTACAAGAAGCAGGGCGTCTTCGTCCTCGGACTCGATGGCGGGGGCGACGTGTCCCTGCCCGCGCTGGAGCTGGCCGACCGGCCCGTGCTCATCGTGGTCGGTTCCGAAGGCAAGGGGCTCTCGCGCCTGGTCACCGAGACGTGCGACCAGATCGTCTCGATCCCGATCTCGGCCGCGACCGAGTCCCTCAACGCCGGCATCGCCGCATCCGTCGCCCTCTACCAGGTGTCGACGCTGCGTTCCGCGCCGCCGGAGTGA
- a CDS encoding NAD(P)-dependent oxidoreductase, protein MTRIAVIGGTGYAGSHIVAEAVRRGHTVLSVARTAPSERVEHATYMEATLLDVPTLVNELQGVDVVVGTVPARGDMLGLVRPAMAQLNSVLPEDVRLGVIGGAGGSLIAEGGPRLIDTPGFTEEYKPEAQEAIDILEDLQADESGRDWFYVHPAGGFGVWNPGERTGTYRDGGDVLVTDADGESYISGADLAVAVLDEIENPRHHRERFTVGY, encoded by the coding sequence ATGACCCGTATCGCCGTCATCGGAGGCACCGGCTACGCCGGGAGCCACATCGTGGCCGAGGCCGTCCGCAGGGGGCACACCGTGCTCTCCGTGGCCCGCACGGCTCCCTCGGAACGAGTGGAGCACGCCACGTACATGGAGGCGACGCTGCTCGACGTTCCGACCCTGGTGAACGAACTGCAGGGCGTGGACGTCGTCGTCGGGACCGTCCCCGCGCGCGGCGACATGCTCGGCCTCGTCCGGCCCGCCATGGCCCAGCTGAACTCCGTCCTTCCCGAGGACGTGCGGCTCGGCGTCATCGGCGGGGCGGGCGGCAGTCTGATCGCGGAGGGCGGGCCGCGCCTGATCGACACCCCCGGGTTCACGGAGGAGTACAAGCCCGAGGCGCAGGAGGCCATCGACATCCTGGAGGACCTGCAGGCCGACGAGTCGGGGCGGGACTGGTTCTACGTGCACCCCGCCGGCGGGTTCGGCGTGTGGAACCCCGGTGAGCGCACCGGAACCTACCGGGACGGCGGAGACGTCCTGGTGACGGACGCGGACGGGGAGTCCTACATCTCGGGTGCCGACCTCGCCGTCGCCGTGCTCGACGAGATCGAGAACCCGCGGCACCACCGCGAGCGCTTCACCGTCGGTTACTGA